A section of the Quatrionicoccus australiensis genome encodes:
- the rplQ gene encoding 50S ribosomal protein L17, giving the protein MRHRLGLRKLNRTSSHRLAMLRNMTVSLLKHEAIKTTLPKAKELRRVVEPIITLGKKPTLANKRLAFDRLRDREIVVKLFAEIGPRYATRPGGYLRILKCGFRVGDNAPMAFVELLDRPEPAEAVEVDETAE; this is encoded by the coding sequence ATGCGTCACCGTTTGGGACTTCGCAAACTCAACCGTACCAGCAGCCATCGCCTGGCGATGCTGCGCAACATGACTGTTTCCCTGCTCAAGCACGAGGCCATCAAGACCACGTTGCCGAAGGCCAAGGAACTGCGCCGTGTTGTTGAACCGATCATCACCCTCGGCAAGAAGCCGACGCTGGCTAACAAGCGTCTGGCCTTTGACCGTCTGCGTGACCGCGAAATCGTGGTCAAGCTGTTCGCCGAAATCGGCCCGCGTTACGCAACGCGTCCGGGTGGCTACCTTCGCATCCTGAAGTGTGGCTTCCGCGTTGGCGACAATGCGCCGATGGCTTTTGTCGAGCTGCTTGATCGTCCGGAGCCTGCAGAGGCTGTGGAAGTGGATGAAACTGCTGAATAA
- the rpsM gene encoding 30S ribosomal protein S13 — translation MARIAGVNIPNHQHAEIALTAIFGIGRTRAQKICDAAGIVRSTKMKDLSDADMDRLRDEVGKFTVEGDLRREVTMNIKRLMDLGCYRGLRHRKGLPCRGQRTRTNARTRKGPRKAIAGKK, via the coding sequence ATGGCCCGTATTGCAGGGGTAAACATTCCGAACCATCAGCATGCAGAAATCGCTCTCACTGCGATTTTTGGCATCGGCCGTACCCGCGCACAAAAAATCTGTGACGCGGCCGGTATCGTTCGTTCTACCAAAATGAAAGACCTGTCCGATGCGGACATGGATCGTTTGCGTGATGAAGTAGGCAAGTTCACTGTTGAAGGTGATCTGCGCCGCGAAGTCACCATGAACATCAAGCGTCTGATGGACCTCGGTTGCTACCGTGGTCTGCGCCATCGCAAGGGCTTGCCCTGCCGTGGCCAGCGCACCCGTACGAATGCACGTACCCGCAAGGGCCCGCGCAAAGCCATCGCTGGCAAGAAGTAA
- the rpsQ gene encoding 30S ribosomal protein S17 codes for MSETSSIKRTLIGRVVSDKMEKTVTVLVERKVKHPMYGKIMVRSKKYHAHNEGNTARAGDLVEIVETRPMSRTKTWAVTSVLEKAIVV; via the coding sequence ATGAGCGAGACCTCCAGTATCAAGCGCACTCTGATCGGTCGTGTCGTTAGCGACAAGATGGAGAAGACGGTTACCGTCCTCGTCGAACGTAAGGTCAAGCACCCGATGTACGGCAAGATCATGGTCCGTTCGAAGAAGTACCATGCCCATAACGAAGGCAATACGGCCCGTGCAGGCGATCTCGTCGAGATCGTCGAAACCCGTCCGATGTCCCGTACCAAGACCTGGGCAGTGACCAGCGTTCTGGAAAAAGCGATCGTCGTCTGA
- the rplF gene encoding 50S ribosomal protein L6 encodes MSRIGKNPIVVPVGVEVTVGEQITVKGPLGILKTAAHPSVQVVVEGQSVQVSKVEGAVNGSAMWGTMRANLNNMVTGVSKGFERKLQLVGVGYRAQAQGDVLNLSLGFSHPVAHKMPVGVKVECPTQTEILIKGSDKQQVGQVAAEVRAYRKPEPYKGKGVRYSDEVVVIKETKKK; translated from the coding sequence ATGTCTCGTATTGGTAAGAATCCTATTGTCGTCCCCGTCGGCGTTGAAGTGACGGTTGGTGAGCAGATTACGGTCAAGGGCCCTCTGGGCATCCTCAAGACCGCCGCCCACCCCTCAGTTCAGGTTGTTGTTGAGGGTCAAAGCGTCCAGGTTTCCAAAGTTGAAGGTGCTGTAAATGGCAGCGCCATGTGGGGCACCATGCGTGCCAACCTCAACAATATGGTGACCGGTGTTTCCAAGGGTTTTGAAAGAAAGCTGCAGTTGGTTGGCGTGGGTTACCGCGCCCAGGCTCAGGGCGATGTCCTGAACCTGTCGCTCGGCTTCTCGCATCCCGTGGCGCACAAGATGCCTGTTGGTGTGAAAGTTGAGTGTCCGACCCAGACCGAAATCCTGATCAAGGGTTCGGACAAGCAGCAGGTCGGCCAGGTTGCCGCCGAAGTTCGTGCATATCGCAAGCCGGAGCCCTACAAGGGCAAGGGCGTTCGGTACTCGGACGAAGTGGTGGTCATCAAGGAAACCAAGAAGAAGTAA
- the rplP gene encoding 50S ribosomal protein L16, with protein sequence MLQPNRRKFRKEHKGRNEGLATRGTKVSFGEWGLKAIGRGRLTARQIEAARRAMTRHIKRGGRIWIRIFPDKPISKKPAEVRMGNGKGNPEYWVAEIQPGKVLYEMDGVNEALAREAFALAAAKLPIATTFVTRHLG encoded by the coding sequence ATGCTGCAACCGAATCGTCGCAAGTTCCGCAAGGAGCACAAAGGCCGCAATGAAGGTCTGGCGACCCGTGGTACGAAGGTTTCCTTCGGCGAATGGGGCCTTAAGGCCATTGGCCGTGGTCGTCTGACTGCGCGTCAAATCGAAGCAGCTCGTCGTGCCATGACCCGTCACATTAAACGTGGCGGCCGTATCTGGATCCGTATTTTCCCGGACAAGCCGATTTCCAAGAAGCCGGCGGAAGTTCGTATGGGTAACGGTAAGGGTAATCCGGAGTACTGGGTTGCCGAAATCCAGCCGGGCAAGGTGCTTTATGAGATGGATGGTGTCAATGAAGCGCTGGCTCGCGAGGCATTTGCCCTTGCTGCTGCCAAGTTGCCGATTGCTACCACCTTCGTGACTCGTCATCTGGGGTAA
- the rpsH gene encoding 30S ribosomal protein S8, translated as MAMSDPIADMLTRIRNAQLAEKASVSMPSSKVKVAIAAVLKDEGYVDEFVVREADGKATLEIGLKYYAGRPVIERIERVSKPGLRIYKGCDDIPRVMNGLGVAIVSTPKGVMTDRKARASKVGGEVLCIVA; from the coding sequence ATGGCTATGAGCGATCCTATCGCGGACATGCTGACTCGCATCCGTAACGCCCAGCTCGCCGAGAAGGCGTCTGTCTCCATGCCGTCTTCCAAGGTGAAGGTTGCTATTGCAGCCGTCCTCAAGGACGAAGGTTACGTTGACGAGTTCGTTGTTCGCGAAGCTGATGGTAAGGCAACTCTTGAGATTGGTTTGAAGTACTACGCAGGTCGCCCGGTTATCGAGCGTATCGAGCGTGTTTCCAAGCCTGGTCTGCGTATTTACAAGGGTTGTGACGATATTCCCCGTGTCATGAACGGTCTTGGTGTGGCGATTGTTTCCACGCCCAAGGGTGTCATGACTGATCGCAAGGCTCGTGCCAGCAAGGTTGGCGGCGAAGTTCTTTGCATCGTGGCATAA
- the rpsN gene encoding 30S ribosomal protein S14, with protein MAKLALINREEKRRKMVAQFAKKRAALQAIINDASLSDQERYDARLKFQALPRNSSPSRLRNRCQLTGRPRGVFRKFGLCRHKIRELAFSGEVPGVVKASW; from the coding sequence ATGGCAAAACTTGCTCTGATCAACCGTGAAGAAAAGCGCCGCAAAATGGTGGCGCAGTTCGCTAAAAAGCGTGCTGCACTCCAGGCGATAATCAACGATGCAAGCCTCTCTGACCAGGAGCGCTATGACGCTCGTCTGAAGTTTCAGGCTCTGCCGCGTAACTCGAGCCCGTCTCGTTTGCGCAACCGCTGCCAGCTGACCGGTCGTCCGCGTGGTGTTTTCCGTAAATTCGGTCTGTGCCGTCACAAGATTCGTGAGCTCGCCTTCAGTGGCGAAGTTCCGGGTGTTGTTAAAGCCAGCTGGTAA
- the rplO gene encoding 50S ribosomal protein L15 — protein MRLNTIKPAEGSKKAAKRVGRGIGSGLGKTCGRGHKGQKSRSGGFHKVGFEGGQMPLQRRLPKRGFNSMTRARHYEVRLTDLDRLPIDEIDLLSLQAAGIVPGDALAAKVILSGAITRKVTLKGVGATKGAKAAIEAAGGAVAE, from the coding sequence ATGCGTCTGAACACCATCAAGCCCGCTGAAGGCTCCAAGAAGGCCGCCAAGCGCGTTGGTCGCGGCATCGGTTCCGGCCTCGGCAAGACTTGTGGCCGTGGTCACAAGGGCCAGAAATCCCGTTCCGGCGGTTTCCACAAGGTCGGTTTCGAAGGCGGTCAAATGCCTTTGCAACGTCGTCTGCCGAAGCGCGGTTTCAATTCCATGACCCGTGCCCGTCACTACGAAGTTCGTCTGACTGACCTGGATCGCCTGCCGATCGACGAAATCGACCTGCTGTCGTTGCAAGCAGCCGGCATCGTTCCTGGTGATGCACTGGCTGCCAAAGTCATCCTGTCGGGCGCTATCACCCGTAAGGTGACGCTCAAGGGCGTTGGTGCCACCAAGGGTGCCAAGGCTGCAATCGAAGCCGCCGGCGGCGCGGTCGCTGAGTAA
- the rplE gene encoding 50S ribosomal protein L5, giving the protein MARLQQFYKETVVGDMSKQFGYKSVMEVPRITKITLNMGVGEAVADKKVLENAVGDMQKIAGQKPVTTKARKSIAGFKIRDGYPIGCMVTLRGPRMFEFLDRLVTVALPRVRDFRGISGKGFDGQGNYNMGVKEQIIFPEIEYDKIDALRGMNISITTTAKTDAEAKALLAAFKFPFKN; this is encoded by the coding sequence ATGGCGCGTTTGCAGCAGTTTTACAAAGAAACCGTCGTTGGCGACATGTCGAAGCAATTCGGCTACAAGTCAGTGATGGAAGTGCCGCGTATCACCAAGATCACCCTGAACATGGGTGTTGGTGAGGCTGTGGCTGACAAAAAAGTACTCGAGAATGCCGTTGGCGACATGCAGAAGATCGCAGGTCAGAAGCCGGTTACGACCAAGGCCCGCAAGTCCATTGCTGGCTTCAAGATTCGTGATGGTTATCCGATCGGTTGTATGGTTACCCTGCGTGGTCCCCGCATGTTCGAGTTCCTTGATCGTCTGGTTACCGTCGCTTTGCCGCGTGTTCGCGACTTCCGTGGTATCTCCGGCAAGGGCTTTGATGGCCAGGGTAACTACAACATGGGCGTCAAAGAACAGATCATTTTCCCGGAAATCGAGTACGACAAGATCGATGCTCTCCGGGGCATGAATATCAGTATCACCACGACCGCAAAGACCGATGCAGAAGCGAAAGCTCTGCTCGCAGCGTTCAAGTTCCCGTTCAAGAATTGA
- the infA gene encoding translation initiation factor IF-1, with translation MAKEDYIEMLGEVVENLPNATFKVKLENGHIVHGFISGKMRMHYIRILPGDKVTVQLTPYDLTKARIVFRAK, from the coding sequence ATGGCCAAGGAAGATTACATTGAAATGCTGGGGGAGGTCGTAGAAAACCTCCCGAATGCCACCTTCAAGGTGAAGCTGGAAAATGGCCATATCGTGCACGGTTTTATCTCCGGGAAGATGCGTATGCACTACATCCGCATCCTCCCCGGTGACAAGGTTACCGTGCAACTGACGCCTTACGATTTAACCAAGGCGCGGATAGTTTTCCGCGCCAAGTAA
- the rpsK gene encoding 30S ribosomal protein S11 — protein sequence MAKTATKVRKKVKKNVAEGIAHIHASFNNTIITITDRQGNALSWATSGGAGFRGSRKSTPFAAQVAAEAAGKAAQECGVKNVEVRIKGPGPGRESSVRALNALGMKITSISDVTPVPHNGCRPPKKRRI from the coding sequence ATGGCTAAGACTGCTACCAAAGTTCGCAAAAAAGTTAAGAAGAACGTGGCCGAGGGCATTGCCCACATCCACGCCTCTTTCAACAACACCATCATTACCATTACCGACCGTCAAGGCAATGCGCTGTCTTGGGCAACGTCCGGTGGTGCCGGCTTCCGCGGTTCGCGCAAGTCGACCCCGTTCGCTGCTCAGGTTGCTGCTGAAGCCGCCGGTAAGGCTGCTCAGGAATGTGGCGTCAAGAACGTTGAAGTTCGCATCAAGGGCCCCGGTCCTGGTCGTGAATCCTCTGTCCGTGCGCTCAACGCACTGGGCATGAAAATCACCTCCATTTCCGACGTGACGCCGGTGCCGCACAACGGTTGCCGTCCGCCCAAAAAGCGCCGCATTTAA
- the rplN gene encoding 50S ribosomal protein L14 produces MIQMQTTLDVADNTGARSVMCIKVLGGSKRRYAGIGDIIKVSIKDAAPRGRVKKGDVYNAVVVRTAKGVRRPDGSLVRFDGNAAVLLNNKLEPIGTRIFGPVTRELRTERFMKIVSLAPEVL; encoded by the coding sequence ATGATTCAGATGCAGACAACTCTGGATGTCGCCGATAACACCGGCGCACGTTCAGTAATGTGTATCAAAGTGCTGGGTGGATCCAAGCGTCGCTATGCGGGCATTGGTGACATCATCAAGGTCAGCATCAAGGATGCTGCCCCGCGTGGTCGTGTCAAGAAGGGTGATGTTTACAACGCTGTGGTGGTTCGTACCGCCAAGGGTGTTCGTCGTCCGGATGGCTCGCTGGTGCGCTTTGATGGCAATGCCGCCGTTCTTCTCAACAACAAGCTCGAGCCGATCGGCACGCGCATCTTTGGCCCGGTAACCCGCGAACTGCGTACCGAGCGCTTCATGAAGATCGTGTCCCTGGCTCCTGAAGTGCTGTAA
- the secY gene encoding preprotein translocase subunit SecY: MAANPNTVGKGGKFGDLKRRLWFLLGALVVYRIGAHIPVPGIDPNVLSDLFNTQKGGILGMFNMFSGGALSRFTIFALGIMPYISASIIMQLMSVASPQLEALKKEGEAGRRKITQYTRYGTLALAVFQGLGIAVALEAQPGLVSDPGFLFRLTTVTTLVTGTMFLMWLGEQITERGLGNGISIIIFGGIAAGLPNAIGGLLELVRTGAMHPLTALVICLLVVVVTAFVVFVERGQRKILVNYAKRQVGNKIYGGQSSHLPLKLNMSGVIPPIFASSIILFPATVAGWFGSSDSMHWLKDVAGTLSPGQPIYVMLYAAAIVFFCFFYTALVFNSKETADNLKKSGAFVPGIRPGEQTARYIDKILMRLTLIGAAYITVVCLLPEFLILKWNVPFYFGGTSLLIIVVVTMDFMSQVQAYVMSHQYESLLKKANFKGSPMIK; this comes from the coding sequence TTGGCAGCAAATCCCAATACTGTTGGCAAGGGCGGTAAATTCGGCGATCTGAAGCGCCGCCTTTGGTTCCTGCTCGGTGCTCTGGTTGTGTATCGCATTGGCGCGCACATTCCGGTTCCCGGGATTGATCCCAACGTTCTTTCCGATCTCTTCAATACGCAGAAGGGCGGCATCCTGGGCATGTTCAACATGTTCTCGGGGGGTGCCCTGTCGCGTTTCACCATCTTTGCGCTGGGGATCATGCCGTACATTTCGGCTTCGATCATCATGCAGTTGATGAGTGTAGCCAGCCCGCAACTGGAAGCTCTCAAAAAAGAAGGTGAAGCCGGGCGTCGCAAGATTACGCAATACACTCGTTACGGTACGCTGGCTCTTGCCGTTTTCCAGGGCTTGGGTATTGCTGTTGCACTGGAGGCCCAGCCGGGGCTGGTTTCCGATCCTGGTTTCCTGTTTCGCTTGACGACGGTTACCACGCTGGTTACCGGAACCATGTTCCTCATGTGGCTCGGAGAACAAATTACCGAGCGTGGCTTGGGTAACGGTATCTCGATCATCATCTTTGGTGGTATCGCCGCCGGCCTGCCAAATGCCATCGGCGGCCTGCTCGAACTCGTTCGTACCGGTGCTATGCATCCGCTGACTGCGCTGGTCATCTGCTTGCTCGTTGTCGTTGTTACTGCCTTCGTGGTGTTTGTCGAGCGCGGTCAACGCAAGATTCTGGTCAATTACGCCAAGCGCCAGGTTGGCAACAAGATTTATGGCGGTCAGAGCTCGCATCTGCCGCTCAAACTGAACATGTCAGGCGTTATTCCGCCGATCTTTGCTTCGTCGATCATTCTCTTCCCGGCAACGGTTGCTGGCTGGTTCGGTTCTAGCGATTCGATGCATTGGTTGAAGGACGTCGCGGGTACGCTTTCCCCTGGTCAGCCTATCTATGTCATGCTGTACGCTGCCGCTATTGTCTTCTTCTGTTTTTTCTACACGGCGCTGGTCTTCAATTCGAAAGAGACCGCTGACAACCTGAAGAAGAGCGGTGCTTTCGTTCCCGGGATCCGTCCGGGCGAGCAAACTGCGCGCTACATCGACAAGATTTTGATGCGCCTGACTCTGATTGGTGCTGCATACATTACCGTCGTTTGTTTGTTGCCCGAATTTTTGATTCTGAAGTGGAACGTTCCGTTTTATTTCGGCGGTACTTCGCTTTTGATTATCGTGGTCGTGACCATGGACTTCATGTCCCAGGTCCAGGCTTATGTCATGTCGCACCAATATGAAAGTCTCTTGAAGAAAGCCAATTTCAAGGGATCGCCAATGATCAAGTAA
- the rpmJ gene encoding 50S ribosomal protein L36 yields the protein MKVQPSVKRVCRNCKVIRRKGVVRVICKDPRHKQRQG from the coding sequence ATGAAAGTGCAACCTTCAGTGAAGCGCGTATGCCGCAACTGCAAAGTCATCCGTCGCAAGGGTGTCGTACGTGTCATTTGCAAGGACCCGCGTCATAAGCAGCGTCAAGGTTAA
- the rpsE gene encoding 30S ribosomal protein S5 produces MAKPERNKKPQQAEERDDGMREKMVAVNRVTKVVKGGRILGFAALTVVGDGDGGIGMGKGKSREVPVAVQKAMEEARRKMAKVSLKSGTVHHTVMGRHGATTVMIQPAPEGTGIIAGGAMRAVFEVVGVTNVVAKAHGSTNPYNIVRATIDGLSKVNTPAEIAAKRGLSVEQIQG; encoded by the coding sequence ATGGCTAAACCTGAAAGAAACAAGAAGCCGCAGCAAGCTGAAGAGCGTGATGACGGCATGCGCGAGAAGATGGTTGCGGTTAACCGCGTCACCAAAGTGGTGAAGGGCGGTCGCATCCTCGGTTTCGCAGCTTTGACGGTGGTCGGCGACGGCGACGGTGGCATCGGCATGGGCAAGGGCAAGTCCCGCGAAGTGCCGGTTGCCGTGCAAAAGGCAATGGAAGAGGCGCGTCGCAAGATGGCCAAAGTCAGCCTGAAGAGCGGTACGGTGCATCACACCGTGATGGGTCGTCACGGTGCAACCACCGTCATGATTCAGCCGGCTCCTGAAGGTACAGGCATCATCGCTGGCGGCGCAATGCGCGCTGTCTTCGAAGTCGTTGGCGTGACCAACGTTGTTGCCAAGGCCCACGGCTCGACCAATCCCTACAACATCGTGCGCGCTACCATCGACGGTTTGTCGAAGGTCAACACGCCGGCCGAAATCGCCGCCAAGCGCGGTCTCTCGGTCGAACAGATCCAGGGGTAA
- the rplX gene encoding 50S ribosomal protein L24 gives MEKIRKGDDVVVITGKDKGKRGTVLSRVGEEHVLVEGVNRAKKHVKPNPVKGVAGGIVDKDMPIHLSNVALFNPATKKADRVGFKALEDGRKVRVFKSNGELVNA, from the coding sequence ATGGAAAAGATTCGTAAAGGTGACGACGTCGTCGTCATTACCGGTAAAGACAAGGGCAAGCGCGGTACTGTGCTGAGTCGTGTCGGTGAAGAGCATGTGCTCGTTGAGGGTGTCAATCGTGCCAAGAAGCACGTTAAGCCGAATCCTGTTAAGGGTGTGGCTGGTGGCATCGTTGACAAAGATATGCCGATTCATCTCTCCAATGTTGCGCTCTTCAATCCCGCGACCAAGAAGGCTGACCGTGTCGGCTTCAAGGCGCTCGAAGATGGCCGCAAGGTTCGCGTGTTCAAGTCGAACGGCGAACTGGTAAACGCATAA
- a CDS encoding DNA-directed RNA polymerase subunit alpha translates to MQSSGLLKPRIIDVQSVSPVQAKVVMEPFERGYGHTLGNALRRILLSSMPGYAPTEVGIEGVLHEYSTVDGVQEDVVDILLNLKGIVFKLHNRDVVTLNLVKEGEGAVRAGDIELPHDVEIINPEHVIAHLSPGGKLTMDIKVEKGRGYVPGNVRNLGDSKTIGKLVLDASFSPIRRVAYAVESARVEQRTDLDKLIVDIETNGVVEPEEAIRYAARVLMEQLSVFADLEGTAPVAEASKPAQVDPVLLRPVDDLELTVRSANCLKAENIYYIGDLIQRTENELLKTPNLGRKSLNEIKEVLAARGLTLGMKLENWPPAGLEKV, encoded by the coding sequence ATGCAAAGCAGTGGACTTCTGAAACCCCGCATTATCGATGTGCAGAGCGTTTCGCCGGTGCAAGCCAAGGTTGTGATGGAGCCGTTCGAACGCGGCTACGGTCACACCCTGGGCAATGCCCTGCGTCGCATCCTGTTGTCGTCCATGCCGGGTTACGCACCGACCGAAGTCGGTATCGAGGGTGTGCTTCACGAGTACTCCACCGTTGATGGTGTTCAGGAAGATGTCGTTGACATCCTTCTGAACCTCAAGGGTATCGTATTCAAGTTGCACAACCGCGATGTGGTAACGCTCAATCTGGTCAAGGAAGGTGAAGGCGCTGTTCGTGCCGGCGATATCGAATTGCCGCATGACGTCGAAATCATCAATCCGGAACACGTGATCGCTCACCTTTCTCCTGGCGGCAAGCTGACCATGGACATCAAGGTCGAGAAGGGTCGCGGCTATGTCCCGGGTAACGTTCGTAATCTGGGCGATTCCAAGACCATCGGCAAGCTCGTGCTGGACGCTTCGTTCAGCCCGATCCGTCGCGTTGCCTACGCTGTTGAAAGCGCTCGCGTCGAACAGCGTACCGATCTGGACAAGCTGATCGTTGATATCGAAACCAACGGTGTTGTCGAGCCGGAAGAGGCCATTCGCTACGCTGCTCGCGTGCTGATGGAACAACTCTCCGTCTTCGCCGATCTGGAAGGTACCGCTCCTGTGGCCGAGGCTTCCAAGCCGGCCCAGGTTGATCCGGTCCTGCTCCGTCCGGTTGATGATCTCGAACTGACCGTTCGCTCTGCGAACTGTCTCAAGGCCGAGAACATTTACTACATCGGCGATCTTATTCAGCGTACCGAGAATGAACTTCTCAAGACTCCGAATCTGGGTCGCAAGTCGTTGAACGAGATCAAGGAAGTGCTCGCCGCACGTGGCTTGACTCTAGGCATGAAATTGGAAAATTGGCCGCCCGCCGGTCTGGAAAAGGTCTAA
- the rplR gene encoding 50S ribosomal protein L18, producing MFNKKQARLRRSRQTRAKIAELKAVRLCVNRTNLHIYAQIISATGGEVLASASSLDKDVRKDLPNGGNKAAATKIGTLIAERAKAAGIEQVAFDRSGLQYHGRVQALAEAAREAGLKF from the coding sequence ATGTTTAATAAGAAACAAGCGCGTCTGCGCCGTTCCCGCCAAACCCGGGCCAAAATTGCCGAGCTCAAGGCTGTGCGTCTGTGCGTTAATCGCACGAACCTGCACATCTATGCACAGATCATTTCTGCCACTGGTGGCGAAGTTCTGGCATCGGCTTCCTCGCTGGATAAGGATGTTCGCAAGGACCTCCCGAACGGCGGTAACAAGGCTGCTGCCACCAAGATTGGCACGCTGATTGCCGAGCGCGCCAAGGCCGCTGGTATTGAGCAGGTGGCTTTTGATCGTTCCGGTCTTCAGTACCATGGTCGTGTTCAAGCGTTGGCGGAAGCTGCGCGTGAAGCCGGTCTGAAGTTCTGA
- the rpmD gene encoding 50S ribosomal protein L30: MADKKIKVTLVKSIIGTKQDHRATVRGLGLRKLNSSAELEDTPAVRGMIQKVQYLVKVEG, encoded by the coding sequence ATGGCTGACAAGAAAATCAAAGTGACGCTCGTCAAGAGCATCATCGGCACCAAGCAGGACCATCGCGCCACCGTGCGCGGTCTGGGGCTGCGCAAGCTGAACAGTTCCGCTGAACTGGAAGATACGCCGGCTGTCCGCGGCATGATCCAGAAGGTTCAGTATCTCGTTAAGGTTGAGGGTTAA
- the rpmC gene encoding 50S ribosomal protein L29 gives MKASELRTKSVDELNKELLDLLKAQFGLRMQLATQQLSNTSQMSKVRRDIARVRTLIREKAVQQ, from the coding sequence ATGAAAGCTAGTGAACTGAGAACCAAGAGCGTGGACGAGCTCAACAAGGAATTGCTGGACCTTCTGAAGGCCCAGTTCGGTCTGCGTATGCAGCTTGCTACCCAGCAGCTGTCCAATACCAGCCAAATGTCCAAGGTGCGTCGCGACATTGCTCGCGTCCGCACGCTTATCCGTGAAAAGGCGGTGCAGCAATGA
- the rpsD gene encoding 30S ribosomal protein S4: MARNLDPKCRQCRREGEKLFLKGEKCFTDKCAIERRSYAPGQHGQKSGARLSDYGVHLRAKQKIRRVYGVLEGQFRRTFAEADRRKGQTGENLLQLLEARLDSVAYRMGFGASRTESRQIVRHNGVLVNGKRVNIPSFLVKPGDVVQLTDRARASLRCKAALEAAESRGFPEWVAVDVKEGKGTFKAMPQRSELPSTLNEGLVIELYSK; this comes from the coding sequence GTGGCTCGTAATCTCGATCCGAAATGCCGTCAGTGCCGCCGCGAAGGCGAAAAGCTTTTCCTCAAGGGCGAAAAGTGCTTCACCGACAAGTGCGCCATTGAGCGTCGTTCTTATGCACCTGGCCAACACGGCCAGAAGTCTGGTGCCCGTCTGTCTGACTACGGCGTTCACCTGCGTGCAAAGCAAAAAATCCGTCGTGTCTACGGCGTGCTGGAAGGCCAGTTCCGCAGGACTTTCGCCGAAGCTGATCGCCGCAAGGGTCAGACTGGTGAAAACCTTCTGCAACTGCTCGAAGCTCGTCTCGACTCCGTTGCTTACCGCATGGGCTTTGGTGCTTCGCGCACCGAGTCCCGTCAGATCGTTCGTCACAACGGCGTTCTGGTTAACGGCAAGCGCGTCAACATCCCGTCGTTCCTGGTCAAACCGGGTGACGTGGTGCAACTGACCGACCGTGCCCGTGCTTCCCTGCGTTGCAAGGCTGCTCTCGAAGCTGCCGAGTCCCGTGGTTTCCCGGAATGGGTTGCCGTGGATGTCAAGGAAGGCAAGGGAACGTTCAAGGCCATGCCGCAGCGCTCCGAGCTGCCGTCGACCCTGAACGAAGGTCTCGTCATCGAACTTTACTCGAAGTAA